The window ATCGCTTAAAAAATCCATTATAAAAGTTGATTacgatattaaatatatattcacctacgtttgttttagttatgtaatatttactgacTTGTACCTTTCATACAGTCGTTCCTAACTGTAACAGCAAAGATGCTTAACAGTGATATTTGAAGTTTTACTTAAAATCACAGTTGAAATACcactttattttcattcttctaaGCACAGGCATAATATCACATTAACATACTTTAAACTGGAAGTTTTAGCCTAACCTGAAGCTAGCTAAACATATAACTGAATGTAAATAAGAGAACAAAATATCACCTTATTATCTTACGAtccaaagaaaaataatgtatgaaataattttgcttaagttaaattaataaatgatcaaattaaatataagttatacaAAAACTACTTACTATGTTTTGGTGTTTTGTATTTTGCTAAAATACGAGATATTGTTGGTAGGTCTTCAGATTTTATAGCTCGAAAAAAATCGTGTTCTTTGGTCATCGTTCGTGACATCTAAAGGCTTATTTAATCACACGTGGTAAAACTTGACACACTGACAGTCTTGGCACGATAatctattgttaaaatataaccatTTCACCGGATTTATCTCAAAAGGGAAATCACTACCGAGCAGAAAAAGatgtgtttttggtttgtttgtttttgtttttactcaatAACGAAACTAACGTTCTGGGTGCGTTTGTTGTTCCTTGTTTGTACGTCTCGATCACAGAGAATCTTTCTTCGGCGTACCCTAACTCACTTCATTGTCAACACTACATGATTTGGTTGAAGGTTTGTTAACACATCGAACGATAGTTTCCAAATGCGCATGCGTTGCTTCAGCCATTCGGTTGCCTTCCACGCAGCAAATTCATGGCGGGAATTAAAGATTGACTGAATTTTTACTTAATGGTCGACGTCGTGCAAAATTAACCGCCTTTATTTCTtcaaatgtatttgttgtttagaaagattaattttgaaaacaagttgtactttttcattttgttttaaagaaggaatGTCTAATAGTTTAAGTAAACATCAACAGTAACAGCGATATAAAGcatactttaaattaaattacattgTGAAGTCTAAACTTTTTCgtaagaacatttaaaacattttcagatGTGAACgtctggtttggtttgatttgttttgttctgaatttcgctacacgaggactatctacgctagccgtccctaatttagcagtgtgagactagagggaaggcagctagtcatcaccacctaccaccaactcctgggctactcttttgccaacgaatagtgggattgaccgtaattttataacgtccccacggctgaaaaggcgagcgtgttggGTGTGAAATGTCTATGTTCTAAATAACGATTTCACTTCCACTCACATTTGCATTATCTTTATTTCACAGTTAAGAAGTGTAGCCTTTAAACAGCAATAATAATGTGaattatatttaacatgtattacatttaaattatatttaacccTGAAGAACCTGCAAAGGCGAAATATtggtttaaatacaaaatatattattttatatctatctggagtgtaaaggtctttttctttaacttttataaaaatgtgtaaataccTCCAGTATGCACTACGAATGTTGGAAgacaatatacaaatatatattgaattttcAGCTAATTTACACAAACTGTAACATTATTTTCGTGTGAAAAAAATCcggttttgtttcttgtttatatcAGTTGTTAACCCATAAAATATATGCGAAAATTTTTATGATGAAAAATCTCAAAATATGttagaaatttacaaaaaaaaaatagttatacgAAATAATTCCTCAGAACAAGTAAACATACGAATGTAAGTAAGCTAAATATTATCATACGAATGTAAGTAAGCTAAATATTATCCCTCAATACAAGCCTGGCACGGCTGGATAGTTAGGGCGCTCgcctcgtaatatgagggtcacggattcgaatctcatgggttgttataatgttacgttcaatctcCCTActtgttggtaatagagtagtccaagagttggcgataattagttgccttctatctagtcttacactgctaaattagggagagctagcgcaaTTTCTAAATGATTTCTTGCAATCTAAAGTTTACTTTACGTATACAGTACTTAAGAGTGTTTGGAAAATGAATCTTATCGTTAGTGTATGTTTGGTACAGTTGTTGAAATGATGAAATCACAATCACATTATTATAAAGATTACAAACTTCAAATAAACagatgtagttttaaaattatataacatcATATCAGCTCCCCCTACCGCTTAAGGACTTACCTAAAAATGCGATTCGATTCTCcgtacacagcagatagtccagtgagggttatttcataaacaaaccaTGCCAGCTGCTCGTCGAAGAAGAACCAGAACACGAGCGCTGCATGAGGTTTGTATTAGTTTACCTCGTGGTGGAAAGcgtaaatgtaataatttacgAAAATCCTGCTGATCGAGAGCTTTTAAGACGTATATTTATTCAAATCACAAGCCGCGACTTCTTCCGTACGgtaaactaataacaataattatttcgtAATTAAGTTGCCTATTTAACAGCTGTTTCAGCTATTTAATTGTAATCACCGATACACACTATTATATCAAACTCGACGTATGCATGTCATTAGCAGAGATAAACAGATATTAAGAACACAATAATGATACAAGTCATATGTTTATGTCATTATTCTAATTGTTAACTTTTGGGCTATTGAAGAAAACCAAGAAAGGTTAGTAGTTAACAAGGGAGCCTGATAtgactgataaataaataaattattagataatCTGAAATTACGTTGTTTTATTCATGGTTCATGGAATTTATAACGTTTAAAATTCAGTGTTAGCAGAACCAATCTAATGATCTTTTTCAtacaatttcttaatttaaaaattgagTCATAAACCCATGGGTGTTGGAAAATAACGGTTAAGATAAGCAACAAAACTAATGCGACATAATGGTTCTTCCCGTGTAATTctgtaaaaactaaacaaaaagttACAAGGAAGAACAATGATTATTGCATATCAGAAAAAAACATATCAAGGGACTGGAAGCGGAAATACCCTGAACGTTAGTCACTTGCTCTGTCGCCTACACATTTCAATCTTTCcttaatgtagtttttaaatttttaagttgtTAGTGAAATTCCTGCTAATTCCTGTGTAAACGATGCTCGGTGTGCTCTTTTTAACTTTTGGTTCTTGAAAAACAAACCTGTTACTTAACTGTTCTAAGATTCTGCTATAACAAGTTCACGTGCACTGGTAACTTTCAAAGTCTATATGATTAGAACGATTAATCTTACACTACACTGCACGTGTTTGCTTGACACATTCAATCATAAAAATGCGAAGGTTCACGCTGTACTTTCCGCGCGTGTATGTGcagtacatttatttatattatttttgatcatttaattagttttgaaaaattaaatattctttaaaacaatgaaattcgcaacttttcttttttgttttctcttagtCGTTGATGGAATATTACGCTAACGTTAACGATACTGTAAACAGCGAagctataactgaaacaataGCAACAagcaataaaactttataataaccCAACCACAAGTAAGTTAGGGTTAAGTTTGCGaacatacaacactaaaatccagggttcgattcttcGTGGTGTACCGATGGCCAATTATGCAGCTTTGAGCAAAATGAAACAGCGACAAAAACACTTTATTCGTAATTGATTTTTACTTAATGTAAATAGATAACAAAGCTGTATCAGGACATCAGATAAACACAGGGTGGAGTTCTGGGCACTGTTGCATTGATAGACCTGTTCCACTAACCTCAAACCCGACTGCTCCTAGGTCTTTGGTGCACTGGAGGGTGTTGTTATTCATCCATTAGGCTTCAGACAAAAATGTTGATAGAGAAGTGAAAAACACCTGTGCATACTTGACAAAAAAAACACTTCTCTCTCTGTtctataattttaagaaatttcaaaTAGATACAAtgcattaaacaaattaaaagcgAGATTCGAAAGGTATTCCCGAATCTAAAACCGGTATAATCGAGCATATGCGTTGACCTCATGGCCCTAAGAACAGAGATATCACTGATGGTGACAGATGTGCCTAGATAAATCATCTATATCATTGTTTCCTGTACTCAATACATGCTCTCTGCTACAAACACTTGAAGTAATGTCCACGCACGggtgaaatgttaaatattacagACTGTAAACATTGAAGCTACGAAAACTAATATAAGTTCAATCGAAATAAATATAAGAGAGCAGAAATATAGGTggtttctgtttgtttggttCGTATTcagtttgataaattattttatttttcaagcgTCCACGAGCGAATGCTGTAACAGAACTAATTTATTGACACTTGAGCTCATACCAAATAAATGTAAGAGAGCAGAGCCACAGTTGGTTcctgtttatttcatttatatttgattTACGAGATAAGTTAGTTTAGTTTGGTCTAGCATGGTCATGTGATTAGAGCGCttgacgcgtaatctgagggtcttgggttcgagtccccgtcccatcgaacatgctcgttctttcagcagtGTGGGATTATAATgtgctggtcaatcccactattcgttggtaaaagagtagcccaaggattggcggtggatgacgatgactagctgcctacgctctagtctttcactgctaaattagagacggctagggtTAATAgtctttttgtagctttgcgcgaaattcaaatacaggGAGAATATGGATAAGATAGCAGCCAATAACCGAGCTAGGGTGCTCTAAAAATGCTCATCGTGTATGTTACCATTGTACACCGTGATTCCACTGCTAGAGTTTGGTAACCCTGAGCCATTACGCGATTTACCGGCAGGAAAGACAGCCGTCTGTCTCAAAACGTCACAAGTGAAGAAATAGCTAACTTCCCTGCAAGAGAATGCTCCTAACGGCCAACTAGAGATTAAGGAATATTGAGTTGTTTGCTTGAGCTACTCTTTGTGTTAAAacgaaattgacaaaaaatatcgaaaaatatacatattaacgTGGCAGCTAACTCATAGTGCCACCTGGTATCATGAAAATAACAAACTACATACgaaaaataatgttctgtttccttaaacatttttttctcgaAACAACACAGACAtttcacacccaacatgctcgccctttcagtcgtgggagcattataatgtatcggtcaatcccaccattcgttggtaaaaaaagtggtccaagtgttggcggtgggtggtgatgactagctgccttccctctagtcttacactgctaaattagggacggccagcggagatagccctcgtgtagctttgcgcgaaattcaaaaaaacaatcaaaacgataatttaatttttgtgtgtcGAGTTTTGTAGCCGCTAAATATTTTACTGTGCAATACATGATCAAACAGCTTTACTCTCATTAATTAATTCTTCGGAATCATTTAAAGTACATTTAAATATTGGCTGGTGTTTTGACTAATTCCTCTATCTTGTCCgtcgatgggacagcggtaagttcacGGACTTAAACGCTGAAATATGGGACTCGATTCGGAATGTTGTTTCAGAAAAACAACCAGTAACAAATAAAATGCTTTCTTAGTCACTATATTCCACTTGTTACTAACGTCTAGGACATGTGCTAAGTATCAAAATGGTCGCTCTGTTGTGATGGTTACGAAATGTTGTTAGTTATTCAGCGTGTTCAATGCTCCGAGTCGAATGTCTGTTCTCTTCCCACGTGGGGAATAGGAAAggatatgtgtgcgtgtgtgtgtctgtttgtgtattgttcgtttattgttttacttatattttgaaaCCTTGGTTTCTTTGCTCCCTTTAGCGTCGTAACTCGCACGTTACACTTCTGTACGTCCCCTAGCGACAGAGCAGTAAGGCTGCTAATATATAACGCCAGAAAGCGGTATTCGACACCCTAGTGAGCATGAAACAGACGtaactgtgtaactttgtgattacctacaaacaaacaaatctttttgtAACAGCAGTACTTGTGTTTGCTGaattatacttaaaattattgttgtattgttacGTATATTACTCCAACAATAATATTTCGTACCACGTTTCGCCTTCACTGCGTATAATTAGTCTGTCCTTCTGTTCTGTTAAAGCAGGGTCACACCAGTAGGTGTTATTCTAATTAAAGGTGTGAAACCGAAACATTGTTCCGTGGCGACATGTACTGTAATGATTTAACGTTTCTCCAAGATCGTTTTAATAAGACGTATTAAACCTGCATATAACAGAGGGCAGAGGACCTTTGTTATATAGCTTAAAAACCAGAAAAAGTGAACATAAATCTATTACACAAATGAAAACATCTCACTGAAAGCTGTAATGAACTTGGTTTTTGTTCAGATCCAGTTTATATTTCACATGTCTACAATAATACAATGTAATTACATGAATTTGTTTATGTGTGTATGCTTAAATATTTGTAGTATAAGTATAACAGAGATTATACGGGGAAAAGATACCAAACAATTTACTGTCAATAGAACAATGTAACTATGGAAGGTTAACTTACTGTCAATAGAACAATGTAACTATGGAAGGTTAACTTACTGTTAATAGAACAATGTAACTATGGAAGGTTAATTTACTGTCAATAGAACAATGTAACTATGAAAGGTTAATTTACTGTCAATAGAACAATGTAACTATGGAAGGTTAATTTACTGTCAACAGAACAATGTAACTATGGAAGGTTAATTTACTGTCAATAGAACAATGTAACTATGGAAGGTTAACTTACTGTTAATAGAACAATGTAACTATGGAAGGTTAACTTACTGTCAATAGAACAATGTAACTATGGAAGGTTAACTTACTGTTAATAGAACAATGTAACTATGGAAGGTTAACTTACTGTTAATAGAACAATGTAACTATGGAAGGTTAATTTACTGTCAATAGAACAATGTAACTATGAAAGGTTAATTTACTGTCAATAGAACAATGTAACTATGGAAGGTTAACTTACTGTCAATATAACAATGTAACTATGGAAGGTTAACTTACTGTTAATAGAACAATGTAACTATGGAAGGTTAATTTACTGTCAATAGAACAATGTAACTATGAAAGGTTAATTTACTGTCAATAGAACAATGTAACTATGGAAGGTTAATTTACTGTCAACAGAACAACGTAACTATGGAAGGTTAATTTACTGTCAACAGAACAATGTAACTATGGAAGGTTAATTTCCGTGTTCACAATGTCAACACCATTCCCTAAAACAGAAGAAAGTCAAATATGTCGGTGACTGTTAAGCTTTAAAGGATATAAAACTTATCGTAACTTTAACAGTTTAGCCtgaagtaaaatgtgtaaaataagaaTTCGAGAGTTCTCTCCATAAGAGACCTTTACTGGAGTCCTCGTAAATTGGCCAGTAGAATCAAAACGGTTTGTAATAACGTTCACTCTGTCACCTCATCACATGGGTAAGGATTTACAAGTGGAATCGTacttgaatacatatatatatataacgccTGGAGTTACCTGGAGGGGAGGGAAATAACAGAACCAATCAACGaacgttttatttttagtaactgGAACTAGAAGAAAGAATTAGAATTAGTGTCTTACTCataaattaagttattaattagtaagtAGAGGTGTctattaattagaaaataaaacccTGCACAGAATCAGGGTTGTTTCCTTGATAATCATAAATCTGTACATTGGGCTATGCTGGTTGTGCCCACTACAGGAATTGAACCATGAATTTTAGTACCATAAATCCTCAAGCTTACTTCTGAGGTTTAGGTCCGAGAGAGAATAATCAGCAAAGATTCAGCATAATAAGGTATTTTGATAGTGCAGAACTCGAACGTAGGTATTATATCTCGAGCCTTGGACTCAGCGATCCGTTATAAACTAGAGATGCTTTTCCAAGAAACGGTCtgtaattttagtaaaaaaatgCTGTCTTTCTCTTTATATTATGAGAGAATAATATAACACCGTGAACTTCGATTGTCTGTTTTAGGGATATCAAACCCCGGATATTAGTGTTAAACGCCCAAAACTTTCCACCAGGTATCGTGAATCTTGTAATGACGTCAAAGTTAAGAAGAAACATTTGGTGAGCCTACCACACTTGTACAACAAAATAACACCGGAATATCGTAACTGTCTCTCAGTCACGGTTCTGAATTATCAATTAATACTATACTATCTTACCGACCTAGTTTTATTTAATACCGTTAACTTTACCCTCAGTCAATAATAAaccaaatgaaaattattttaatccgTGTTGTTcagaaatattgatttttatatgACCTCGAAATTATCTGATTCAGACATTTAATAACGTTTAGATAGATGAAGAAACAGACAGACAAGCAGACAGATGGTGGTCACAGATGGATGAATAAAAGGAAGGACAAAGTCAGACAGATGGCTAGGTAGATATACGAACGAATTGCTTACAGTTACTCTGAAAGACAAAACCAGTGCCAAAGTTACGTTACGAAAGAAAGACAATTGTGTACGTGACCGGTTAAGTTTCTCCTGTGAAACTCTTCACGTGCATTGTGCACGCATTAAATCTTTTTCTCATTTTCGTCAAATGCTATCACATGGGAATGACGAGataaaatgtaagttttagtttttttttttttttttggaatttcgcacaaagctactcgaaggctatctgtgctagccgtccctaatttagcagtgtaagactagagggaaggcagctagtcatcaccacccaccgccaactcttgggctactcttttaccaacaaatagtgggattgaccgtaacactataacgctcccacggctgaaagggcgagcatgtttggcgcgatggggatgtgaacccgcgaccctcaggttacgagtcgcacgccttaatacgcttggccatgccgggccctacaagTACAGACATGGCTGGACAGGTAAAAACATACGTTTATATACATAAACACGTTTTAACATACACGTACAGGCATGGCTGGACATATAAAAACATACGTTTGTATACGCAAACACATTTTAACATACACTTACAGGCATGGCTGAACCGACAAATAAAGCATGCGTTTCTATAcgtaaacacattttaacattCACGTACAGGCATGGCTGAACCGACATATAAAACATACGTTTCTATACATTagcatattttaacatttacatacggataaaaatacatttacatgGGTAAGcttattttaacatatacatgcagataaaatatacatttatacagGTAAATTTAACACATACGTACAGGTGAAATATACATTTATCATCGTCGTCGTGGAGATCCCTCGAGGATGATGGTCCTCCAAGCTCATACACGGGTCTGGAGATGGGTAATGAAGCCAATCCTTGCTGCACAGTTGTTCTGGCAGTAAGGGTAGGTCACTTCAGAGGGAAGGAAAGCTTTCAGCTGGTGTTGTTTTCTCTTCTCTCACTTCTCTTCAGAATATTGTCTTCTTTATAACTTAAAGAATTCTGCTCTCTAATGGATAAGGGATCTGGAGGTGGTTCGGTCATCAGCGAGAGTTTCCCAATGTTTGACAATAAGGTTGCAGTTCTTGAGTGTTGTCTTCAGGCCATCCTTGAACCATTTATTCTGTCATCCTCTCACTCGTTTCCCATTTTTCAGTTGACCATAAAGGAGTTGTTTCGGGAGTCGGCTGTTATCCATTCGTAGCATGTGGCCTGTCCATTGGAGGCGGCTCTTGATGATGGTGGCTTCAATGCTGCTGATCTTGGCTTCTTCGGAGACGCTGAGGTTATTGGTTCTGTATTCCTCCCATTTGATCTTCAAGATACTCCGGAGGCAGCTTTGGTGGAAGCGTTCCAGCTGGTTCAGGTGTCGACGATATGTGACCCATGTTTCAGATCCGTAGAGGAGGGTGGGGACAATAACTGCCTTGTATACAAGCATCTTGGTGATTGTCCAAATGTCTCGATCCTGGAAACTTCGTATTCGGAGACATCCAAAGGCAGCTCCTGCACATTTCAGACGATACTGGATTTCGCAGTCCATGTCTGCAGAGGATGAGAGATGACTTCCAAGAGAGAAAATAACTGCTGACGTTTTCTAGTAGCTTAAAACTTGACAGCAGGCGTCATAGGGTTGACCGTCGCAGATGCTTGTTGATGGAGATTCTGGGTCTTGGTCAAGTTGATAGAAAGTCCCATTTTTTGGGAGGCAAAGTTAAAAGCGTTAAGGATGTCTTGGAGCCCCTTTTCGCTGAGACATGACACCTGATTGTCGTCAGCATACTGCAGGTTGATCACAAAGGTCTTTGATGTTCGGTTCTTGGTCTTGAAGCAGCTAGGCCTGAAGAGCTTTCTTTCTGTCCGGTATTTGATCTCGATGCCTGGTCGTAATCTTGGCTCTATGAGATACATGGTGGCAGAGATGAAAATGGTGAAGAAGTTTGGTGCGATGACACAGCCTTGCTTCACTCCAGAGTTGAGAGGAAAGGATTCTATTAGGCCTTCATCAGTTTGAACCATTGCCATCATTCCGCCATGAGAAGGCACAGAATGGTGATGAACTTTGCAGAGCATCCACTGGCAGCAAGGATTTTCCACAATAATCCATGGGACACGCTGTCAAAGGTCTCGGTGTGATCGATGAAGGCCATATAGAGAAATTTCTGCTGTTCTCGGCATTTCTCCTGAAGTTGACGGACAGCGAAAATCATCTCTAGGTTCCTTCTCAGCCAGAAGCTTCAGTCGATTGTTGAGAATCTTTGTCAAGATTTTACCAATAATGAGTAAAAGTGAGATACATTCTCCACAGTCCTATCTAACCCCTTTTTCTTGTAAGTGGAGACCACCAGGGGATCTCTCAAGTCTGAAGGAATGGTCTCGGTTTCATAGATCTTTGTGATTAGCTGGTGGAGCTGTTGTTAGATCAGAGGTGCCCCTTCATTGAAGATTTCAGCTGGGATGTTGTTGATTCCTACAGCTTTGTTGTTCTTCATCTGGTCAAAAAGAAAGTTCCATTGGAATTAACATGTTAAACTTGGAAGATGCCTATGCATGAATTGAGTTAACGTATGAATGATGTTGCACACTAGCAGACACACGGTCCTTGACAGTCAACAAGTTGAGTTCAATGGTAAGGAAACCAAGACGATTGGAACTTGATGAACTGCTGCAGTCGTCGTCTGCCCTTCCTGAGGATTCCAGGTATGGTCCTTCTTCATCAGGATTAGCCGTTGGAGACTTGGGGCTGAATCGTTCTTTGTCAGAAACCTCATTCTTGATCTTGCTGTCATGGGTGATCCCACCAGGAGCACAAGGCTCCCGACGGCATCGCTCTCAGGACCACTGGCACGCGCAAGCCCTCTCACCCCCACAAGGTGACGATCCGACGAGAGAGCATGTCTATATGTAAACATAACACATACATACAggtgaaatatacatttatataggtAAACTCGTTTTAACACATACatacagataaaatatacatttatatgggtaaaatatacatttgtgtaTGTAAATGCAATACGTATATCCAGATAAAATATACGTTTATATaggtaaatacattttaaaatgtctcGATTATGAAATGTTTTACGGATAAACCAGACTCTAACGTGCTAAACGAATGTGTTTTCACAAAGAGAATGTTCTTGCATTGTTTAGATATAATACTGATAACAAGTTAACCACTTTTTACTCTAATGGCC of the Tachypleus tridentatus isolate NWPU-2018 chromosome 13, ASM421037v1, whole genome shotgun sequence genome contains:
- the LOC143236529 gene encoding uncharacterized protein LOC143236529, with protein sequence MDCEIQYRLKCAGAAFGCLRIRSFQDRDIWTITKMLVYKAVIVPTLLYGSETWVTYRRHLNQLERFHQSCLRSILKIKWEEYRTNNLSVSEEAKISSIEATIIKSRLQWTGHMLRMDNSRLPKQLLYGQLKNGKRVRG